One Panicum virgatum strain AP13 chromosome 9K, P.virgatum_v5, whole genome shotgun sequence genomic region harbors:
- the LOC120652225 gene encoding probable polyamine transporter At3g13620, protein MNQEIQLTKQPSQRQQQQEQQQQQQREQAGGDAGRHHRSKLTVLPLVFLIYFEVAGGPYGSERAVRAAGPLFTLLGFLVFPFLWGVPESLVTAELSAALPGDGGFVRWADRAFGPLAGSLLGTWKYLSCVINIAAYPALVADYLGQVIPAVAGPGRARTGTVVGMTVLLSFVNYTGLSIVGWGAVALGFVSLAPFVLMTGIAVPKMRPRRWAVQVTGRRKDWRLFFNTLFWNLNYWDSASTMAGEMERPERTFPLALALAVVLIAASYLLPLMAATGATDAPPETWENGYLADAAGIIGGSWLKYWIEAGAVLSSIGMFEAQLSSGAYQLLGMADLGLLPAAFARRATRFRTPWVAVAASSAVTLGVSFLAFDDVVATANFLYGLGTLLEFAAFLWLRARRPELKRPYRVPLPLPALAAMCAVPSAFLAYVCAVAGWRVLALAGALTALGVCLHGAMKLCRSREWLRFNTAMVAVAAEKDRRGDAPAGDRV, encoded by the exons ATGAACCAAGAGATCCAACTAACGAAGCAGCCATCGCAGCGCCAACAGCAACaagaacagcagcagcagcagcaacgggAGCAAGCCGGTGGTGatgccggccgccaccaccggaGCAAGCTCACCGTCCTCCCGCTCGTCTTCCTCATCTACTTCGAGGTGGCCGGCGGTCCGTACGGCTCCGAGCGTGCGGTCCGCGCGGCGGGGCCACTCTTCACGCTCCTCGGCTTCCTCGTCTTCCCCTTCTTGTGGGGCGTCCCGGAGTCGCTCGTCACCGCCGAGCTCTCCGCCGCGCTCCCGGGGGACGGCGGCTTCGTCCGGTGGGCCGACCGCGCCTTCGGCCCGCTGGCCGGCTCGCTGCTCGGCACGTGGAAGTACCTCAGCTGCGTCATCAACATCGCCGCCTACCCGGCGCTCGTCGCCGACTACCTCGGCCAGGTCATCCCCGCCGTGGCCGGTCCGGGCAGGGCGCGCACGGGCACGGTGGTCGGCATGACGGTGCTCCTGTCGTTCGTGAACTACACCGGCCTGAGCATCGTCGGGTGGGGCGCGGTGGCGCTCGGGTTCGTGTCCCTGGCGCCGTTCGTGCTCATGACGGGGATCGCGGTGCCCAAGatgcggccgcggcggtgggcggTGCAGGTgacggggaggaggaaggactGGCGGCTCTTCTTCAACACGCTGTTCTGGAACCTCAACTACTGGGACAGCGCCAGCACGATGGCCGGCGAGATGGAGCGGCCGGAGCGGACGTTCCcgctggcgctggcgctggccgTGGTGCTGATCGCCGCCAGCTACCTGCTGCCGCTCATGGCGGCGACCGGCGCCACGGACGCGCCGCCGGAGACGTGGGAGAACGGCTACCTAGCCGATGCTGCCG GCATCATCGGTGGGTCATGGCTCAAGTACTGGATCGAGGCCGGCGCGGTGTTGTCGTCGATCGGCATGTTCGAGGCCCAGCTGAGCAGCGGCGCGTACCAGCTGCTGGGCATGGCGGACCTGGGCCTCCTCCCGGCCGCCTTCgcccgccgcgccacccgcTTCCGCACCCCgtgggtcgccgtcgccgcctcctccgccgtcaCCCTCGGCGTCTCCTTCCTGGCGTTCGACGACGTCGTGGCCACCGCCAACTTCCTCTACGGCCTGGGCACGCTGCTCGAGTTCGCCGCCTTCCTGTGGCTCCGCGCCAGGCGGCCCGAGCTGAAGCGGCCCTACCGCGTGCCGCTCCCGCTTCCCGCGCTGGCGGCCATGTGCGCCGTGCCGTCGGCGTTCCTGGCGTACGTGTGCGCGGTGGCCGGGTGGAGGGTGCTCGCGCTTGCCGGCGCGCTCACGGCGCTGGGCGTCTGCCTGCACGGCGCGATGAAGCTGTGCAGGTCCAGGGAGTGGCTCAGGTTCAACACCGCCATGGTTGCCGTTGCCGCCGAGAAAGATCGCCGAGGGGACGCGCCTGCCGGAGACCGGGTGTGA